The genomic interval GGGTGGAACGATTTTTACGAAACCAACGTCAACGGCACGCGCAACGTGATCCACGCATGCCGGAAAAACGGCGTTAAGCGGCTGGTGTTCACAAGCTCACCTTCCGTGGTGTTCGACGGCAGGCCGCACGAGGGGATTGATGAGACCTATCCATATCCCGAAAAGTTCCTGGCCCATTACCCCCACACAAAGTCCATCGCCGAGCGCGATGTATTGGAAGCCAACGGGCAGAGGGGGCTTCTCACATGCGCCCTGCGGCCGCATCTTGTGTGGGGCCCGCGCGACACGAACCTGATACCGCGCCTGCTAAAACGCTCGGAATCGGGGAGGCTGCGGATTATCGGCGACGGGACGAACATGATAGACACGGTGTATGTGGAGAACGCCGCGGACGCCCACATCGCCGCCGTGGACAAGTTAAGCGAAGGGTCGCCGGTATGCGGCTCGGCGTATTTTATAACGCAGGGCCAGCCCGTTAACTGCTGGGAGTGGATAAACCGGCTGCTTGTAAAGCTTGGCCGGCCGCCGGTGACGAAAAAAGTATCGTTCAATACCGCATACGCCGCCGGGGCCGCGCTGGAGGCCGTTTATTACGTTTTGGGAATAAACGCGGAGCCGCCGATGACGCGGTTTCTGGCCATGCAGCTTGCCATGTCCCATTATTTTTCGATAGACAAAGCGCGCAAGGAACTGGGATACAATCCGGCGGTGAGCGCGGAAGAAGGGCTGGAGCGCCTGGCGGAGTGGATGCGGGGCAAATAGTTTACCACCGTTTCAGTGATGTCATCCCGGAAGCCGTCCCCGGCTATCCGGGATCAGGGCCCCTGCAAAAAACCTGACCCCGGCTCGCGCTTCGCTTGGCCGGGGTGACATTGATGGAAACGCTTTGAGCGCCAGCCCCGAGGCGACCACGGGGAAGCAATAAAAATAACTCTGTGTCTCCTTGGTTCAAAACTCCCCCCTTTACGCAAACCGTATCCTCGTCTATACTTTTAAAATTGTTGTGGAATGTAACAGATCAGGGAATGTGAACTATCGCTAGCGGCTAGCGTTGCGGGAGATAAAAGGAATGCCAAAGCCTAAATACCATGTTTTAATCTGCACAAACCAGCGCCCCGAAGGGCACCCGAGAGGGAGTTGCGGCCAGAAAAACGCCATGGCCGTCTGGCAGAAATTCGCGGACATGCTAAACCGCACCAACATGTACGACAAGGTGTTGATAAGCGGCGTGCGCTCTTGCCTCGGGCCGTGCCAGGTGGGGCCCATTGTTGTGGTGTACCCGGAAAACGTGTGGTACGGCAACGTAAAGGAAGAGGACGTGGAGGACATCTTCAAAAGCCATTTCATGCTGGGCAAACCGGTTGAAAGGCTGATCCTGCCCACGGAAGTCTTCGGCTGACCGGCCGGAAAATGGCGCGGTCAAGGGACGACACGGAAAGACTGGAAGACCAGCTCTTGGCGCCATACGCCTCCAAAACGCGGGATTCCAGGGGACGCCGCCACCCGGAGGAAGAGCACCCATACCGCACCATATACATGCGCGACCGCGACCGCGTCATCCACAGCGGCGCCTTCCGCCGCCTTGAATACAAAACACAGGTGTTCGTATATCACGAAGGGGACCATTACCGCACGCGGCTGACCCACACCATCGAAGTCTCGCAGATAGCCCGGAGCATGGCCAGGGCGCTCCACCTCAACGAAGACCTTTGCGAGGCGATGGCGCTCAGCCACGACCTTGGCCACCCGCCGTTCGGCCATTCCGGAGAAAGGGCGCTCGATATTCTGATGAAGGACCATGGAGGGTTCGAGCATAACGCCCACGCGATGCGCATAGTGGACCATATCGAAAACAGGTACCCGGAATTCCGGGGGCTGAACCTGACGTGGGAGACCCGGGAGGCCATCGCCCGGCATTCCAAACGGCCCGATAATCCCATGTTCGCGGAGTTCATGGGGTTCCCGCACCCTTCTATTGAGGCGCAGGTGGCCGACATCGCCGACGAGATAGCCTACAACAGCCACGACCTGGATGACGGGCTGGAGTCCGGCCTGCT from Nitrospinota bacterium carries:
- a CDS encoding (2Fe-2S) ferredoxin domain-containing protein; this encodes MPKPKYHVLICTNQRPEGHPRGSCGQKNAMAVWQKFADMLNRTNMYDKVLISGVRSCLGPCQVGPIVVVYPENVWYGNVKEEDVEDIFKSHFMLGKPVERLILPTEVFG
- a CDS encoding NAD-dependent epimerase/dehydratase family protein; translation: MKTLVTGGGGFLGRYIVEKLVARGDEVISLSRNHHPELDALGVRSVICGVEDREKVVAACEGVDAVFHVAAKVGVGGGWNDFYETNVNGTRNVIHACRKNGVKRLVFTSSPSVVFDGRPHEGIDETYPYPEKFLAHYPHTKSIAERDVLEANGQRGLLTCALRPHLVWGPRDTNLIPRLLKRSESGRLRIIGDGTNMIDTVYVENAADAHIAAVDKLSEGSPVCGSAYFITQGQPVNCWEWINRLLVKLGRPPVTKKVSFNTAYAAGAALEAVYYVLGINAEPPMTRFLAMQLAMSHYFSIDKARKELGYNPAVSAEEGLERLAEWMRGK
- a CDS encoding deoxyguanosinetriphosphate triphosphohydrolase — translated: MARSRDDTERLEDQLLAPYASKTRDSRGRRHPEEEHPYRTIYMRDRDRVIHSGAFRRLEYKTQVFVYHEGDHYRTRLTHTIEVSQIARSMARALHLNEDLCEAMALSHDLGHPPFGHSGERALDILMKDHGGFEHNAHAMRIVDHIENRYPEFRGLNLTWETREAIARHSKRPDNPMFAEFMGFPHPSIEAQVADIADEIAYNSHDLDDGLESGLLKEDALNDTALWKRFYGEIPSEFKITKRHARYHMIRKIINAQVSDAVFHTESEIERHSITSPDGARNCKEHSCGFSDEMSKDHMELKKFLRDNMYKSYRVIRMEEKAHEIVTRLFEKYAHRPEILPPRVQRQLEFEDRSRLICDYIAGMTDKYALEEYQKLFDPMSKV